The following DNA comes from Rosa rugosa chromosome 5, drRosRugo1.1, whole genome shotgun sequence.
tttttcttCTCATACTGTGCAGTCTCCATCGTTTCATCTTCGCTCGAGGATGAAGAATCAGTAGCATCGGGGTCGTTAAACATTATCCGGACTTTTCTTGTCAACACTTTGTTATCTTCATTATGAGCATGAAATTCTCGTCTCTGCTTAGACGACTGCTTGGACTTGTGTTTTCGTTGATTCAATGAAGGCCTTGACATTTTTTTAGACTAATTCTATCAAGTGTAGATTCCTTCTCCAAAATACAGAAACACATTAGGAGCCtgtaaaatataaaaattactgccaaatcaaaagctaaacccagaaaccaccATACATGAGGATATAAGATTTACAACCACATTAATGATCATCGACAATGGTACATATAATCAACTGAGCAATAGTTAAACAGACCCAAAAACCACAAAACTGAGCACCAGTTATAAGAAATTTGAGAATAATGAATCCAGAGACCTTTTAGGTTTTTAAAAATTCCGAACAACGACAATATATATAGCATATATAACACCCACAACGTACCTTGGGTACTCTAAGTACCTTTGCTAATTTTCTTTGCTCTAAATAATAAAGCCATGAAAAGGACTTACAGGTAAATAATCGATGAATCTGCAGTGTATGTAAATATACACGCAAATTTATACACTGGAAATCTTCATTAATTTGAATAAGATTTAACCTTCCTAATCTCTATTCTATTATGATCTCCCTCGTACTATTCTTGTTCCTGAATTATGTTATTCAATTATCAGAAAAATCAGGTAACTTGTGTCTCGTAGGAGAAACTTTCAAAACTTAACAATTTTGGCCTTCATAAATTGTTTGAAGTGAAATCACAAAAATATGGTAAATAGCCGAAAGATTCTGAAATCTATTAAATTAGGATAATGTTCAAAGTTCCCGTTTTGTAATAGGACACAATGATTAGTTGGCATGAGTAAAATTAGGGAAATTTTTTTCCAGGTTAGGTAATTAAATAACTATATACACGTAATATAACCGGATAactttacaaatttttttttttttttggaaggtgATACAGCCTTACCATATTATTACTCTGTATATTCAGAACTCCACtgttttgtcttctttttttttttgggtttttgtgcCAAAGACGTTCATATATAGTTTTTGATTCATGTTCCATCCTTCTATGACAATGTCGCTTATTTTTGACGGATTTGTTAGGAGGCTGGCGTCAGATTATTGGAGATGAAATGTGGGTCGTGGTACCAtaggtacttttttttttttttttttgaaaatatagaGTTCATACTAGTTGTATGATCTTGGTTCATAGATAAGAATAACACAAAATCGACTACTCTGTTTTGACATTGGAAGCGCAAAGTAGTCTATGCTAACAAAATCAACTCGCCTCGTAGGCAATCTATTCTATCTGACTCTAAACGCCAAACACGCCATTGTGGTACATTAAAGCCAAAAACTTCTACAAAGACTTCTAGAGAAACTTCTACTATCATAGACATTAAATAAAACTACTAAACAACTATGGGCTCCTTCCCTTTAGAAGGGTCAGAGCTTTTGACAAGTCCTAAGAACCCAAACCTGAGACTAAGCCCAAAAGCCCAACCCCAGGCTCGGGCCCAGGGACTAGCAAAAAAAAGAGCAAAATCCCTAGACTGCTTCTGCCAGCCTATCGCTGCCGCCGCCGCCAAGTTTTCCAACAATCAGCCCTTCTAGCACCGCTTCAACACCACCTCGCCTCTGCAACCAATTAAGCCCGGATCAACAGCCTAAAGTGCTCGGTGCTGGAtctgattgaaaaaaaaaaacttgattcAACAGCACCGAAAACAAGTAGGCAATCTATTATATTGTTTTCTTCACAAttgttttaaaaaataataataataataataataagaaatcTTATATGAGGGCATAAAAATCATTTCAATTTAGAAAATTGGTGAAATGTCTAATATGTCCTTAATTTTAACGGAGATTGGACGGTAAAGTGATAAAACTATCTTGCTGATCTTGTTTTAGAGTTCAGTACCTAATTCATAATTTTAAAAGTTTAGGTACCATTGAGTCCGGTCTAAGAGCAATTTTAACAGCTTTCCTATATTTTGGTGTTTCTCTATTTTAAGGAAAAATAagcatcttttgctccaacagattccctataactatccctattttaggggtagtgaggaaagagaaaacaaaattccctaaatttacagcaatttctaaaattttaaggaagaatatctcaataatttttccttaaaattttagaaattgttgtaaaataggaaaTTTATTggtgttggagaataaaattgtttaaaggtttgacttttgcttccctataatacaaaaattatagggaaactGTTGGAATTACTCTAAAAAAGTACATGCTTACCTTACTCATGATAAAAAACCCTTTTTGTGATGTTGACCACCACTTGGCAATGCAATGTGGGATTAGAAAAGAGGTTGCCCCAAATCTATGAATCTCAAACCTCCTTATCTTTTGTAAAAACACAACTGACTAATTTCTTGGCTGTCAAAATCAACCACCGAAAAATTAGAAGAGAATTATTGCATAGGTTTTGTAATTTCGAGTCCAAAACAAAGGTGTTTAGTGTATCATAATTTTATAACTCAATTGTGTTAGTTGCCAAAAAAGAACtttagattaaaaaaaataatagaagaaaTTGGGACCAAGAACCAAAGCCGGGAAGAAGGCAAATAGTTTCCAAAGTAGGGTGTCCACGTCGAGGAAATTAAGTAGCCGTTGAGGATATCCAACGGTTAGTGGCGCCGGCCTCTAcatttttgcttttgtttctttGATAGCTGTCCCCCAACTTTAATTTCAGATCCGTTATCAACGATCACTAAACAATTAAAGTCACCTGCCAAACCAATTATAACAACGCGTAAAGTGTAAATTAATCTTCCGTGGTAGCTAGCTAATACGCGTAGCCAGCTCTCTAAACCAAACCTTGATAATGATTTACAGACCCAGGTTGTCAATAAATAACAAGAGACGCATGCATTTCCAAAAAACTCTCAACTAATACCCACCGCAAGAACCAGTGTGATATCAAGCTCTCTCTCCCCCAATGCCAACCATTTTGGTCAGGATTTTCCTTATTTACAATCTTCTTAATGCATTCCTCCTCTCTTTGGTACCCAAAAAACTGAGACCTCTTCTCCCCTCATGTTGGTTTCCTGACATAAACCAAAACGAACCCAAAGCCAAAACCAGAACCAAAACAAGAACCAGTGTTGCTGACAAGAACAAGGGTCAGGGTCAGGGTCAGGATCAAGATCAGCTGAGAATCACAAGAATGGAGCCGACTGAGCTGAAGCGCGTGTTCCAAATGTTCGACCAGAACGGCGACGGGCGCATCAGCAGAAAGGAGCTGAGCGATTCGCTGGAGAACTTGGGCATCTTCATCCCTGACAAGGAGCTGGTCAACATGATCCAGAAGATCGACGTGGACGGAGACGGGTGCGTCGACATTGACGAGTTCGGAGAGCTGTACCAATCCATAATGGACGAGCGGAACGAGGAGGAGGACATGAAGGAGGCATTCAACGTTTTCGATCAGAACGGTGATGGCTTCATCGCCGTCGACGAGCTGAGGTCCGTCTTGTCCTCCCTCGGCCTCAAGCAAGGCAAGTCCATGGAGGACTGCAAGAGGATGATTATGAAGGTCGACGTCGATGGAGATGGCAGGGTCAATTACAAGGAGTTCAAGCAGATGATGAAGGGAGGAGGCTTTAGCGCTTTAACATAgtcccttctttttcttcttttttcttttgcctaCATTCATCATCATGTATTCAACAAGGGATCCAAATTCTTTGTGTAAATAGTTTTCAGATCCAATCATGGAACAAATTAATTCAGAGATCGAGTCG
Coding sequences within:
- the LOC133710905 gene encoding calmodulin-like protein 7 — its product is MPTILVRIFLIYNLLNAFLLSLVPKKLRPLLPSCWFPDINQNEPKAKTRTKTRTSVADKNKGQGQGQDQDQLRITRMEPTELKRVFQMFDQNGDGRISRKELSDSLENLGIFIPDKELVNMIQKIDVDGDGCVDIDEFGELYQSIMDERNEEEDMKEAFNVFDQNGDGFIAVDELRSVLSSLGLKQGKSMEDCKRMIMKVDVDGDGRVNYKEFKQMMKGGGFSALT